In Alosa alosa isolate M-15738 ecotype Scorff River chromosome 19, AALO_Geno_1.1, whole genome shotgun sequence, a genomic segment contains:
- the LOC125283959 gene encoding zinc transporter 2-like — protein MVGEVIGGYAAHSLAVMTDAAHLLTDFSSILVSLFSLCLSSRPPSKAMTFGWHRSEILGALFSALSIWAVTAVLVFIAIQRILRDDYEIHSGIMVITSGCAVGVNIIMALILHQSPSSHGHSHGLSHGHSHGCAQAAGNHGNASVRAAFIHVVGDLLQSLGVFLAALIISRWPEYKIADPICTFLFSVFVLATTITILRDIFSVLMEGAPQGHEFDSVKEALLTVSSVRAVHDLHMWTLTLNHTLLSAHLAIEDSANPQQVLMDATDLLQSKHSFRSITIQIEPYSSDMAFCSKCVGPMD, from the exons ATGGTTGGTGAAGTGATCG GTGGCTATGCAGCACACAGTCTGGCAGTCATGACGGACGCAGCGCACCTGCTCACTGACTTCAGCAGCATACTGGTCAGCCTCTTCTCCCTGTGCCTCTCCTCCAGACCCCCCTCCAAAGCCATGACGTTTGGTTGGCATCGCTCAG AGATCCTCGGCGCTCTGTTCTCCGCCCTCTCCATTTGGGCTGTAACTGCGGTGCTGGTCTTCATTGCCATTCAGAGGATCCTCCGTGATGACTATGAGATCCACAGTGGCATCATGGTCATCACCTCCGGCTGTGCAGTAGGGGTCAACATCAT CATGGCCCTTATCCTCCATCAGTCCCCATCCTCCCACGGCCACAGTCACGGCCTGTCACATGGCCACAGTCACGGCTGCGCACAGGCAGCAGGTAACCATGGCAACGCCAGTGTGCGAGCAGCGTTCATCCATGTGGTGGGAGACCTGCTGCAGAGTCTGGGAGTCTTCCTGGCTGCCCTCATCATCAGCCGTTGG CCTGAATATAAAATAGCTGATCCTATCTGCACCTTCctgttttctgtgtttgtgcttgcgACAACCATCACCATTCTGAGGGACATCTTCAGTGTACTCATGGAAG GTGCCCCACAGGGCCATGAATTTGACTCGGTGAAGGAAGCTCTGCTTACAGTGAGCAGTGTCCGAGCTGTGCATGACCTCCACATGTGGACTCTTACATTAAACCACACACTACTGTCAGCTCATCTGGCTATTG AAGACTCAGCCAATCCTCAGCAGGTCCTGATGGACGCCACAGATCTGCTTCAGTCCAAACACAGCTTCCGCAGTATCACCATCCAGATTGAGCCCTACTCCAGTGACATGGCCTTCTGTTCTAAGTGTGTGGGGCCCATGGACTGA
- the dnajc5gb gene encoding dnaJ (Hsp40) homolog, subfamily C, member 5 gamma b: MEEPNRPQRKLSTAGESLYQILGVQRGASEDEIKKSYRKLALRYHPDKNPDNPEAAERFKEINNANSILNDENKRKIYDEYGSMGLYVSEQFGEDSVQLYFLMSKCWFKTLVVIGTLCTCCCCCFCCCCCCGKCGRSEEEENHYFMDPEELEAQIRAEQEASGWHGAGHYGPGESDAGDGGVISGQPIPLGPPPGSGDVPSAIVVEPFSKPNLSAGQALNTSSTEELVSD, encoded by the exons ATGGAGGAACCAAATCGACCCCAACGCAAATTATCAACTGCAGGGGAGTCTCTATATCAGATATTAGGTGTCCAGAGGGGGGCATCAGAGGATGAGATTAAAAAATCGTACAG AAAACTTGCACTTAGGTATCATCCAGACAAGAATCCAGACAACCCAGAGGCTGCTGAGCGCTTTAAGGAGATCAACAATGCCAATTCAATCCTGAACGATGAGAACAAGAGGAAGATCTATGATGAATATGGCTCAATGGGTCTTTACGTGTCCGAGCAGTTTGGAGAAGACAGTGTTCAACTCTACTTCCTCATGTCTAAATGCTGGTTCAAG ACTCTCGTGGTGATTGGGACGTTATgcacgtgctgctgctgctgcttctgctgctgctgctgctgtgggaaGTGTGGGCGCTCGGAGGAGGAAGAAAACCACTACTTCATGGATCCCGAGGAGCTGGAGGCCCAGATTAGAGCTGAGCAGGAGGCCTCAGGTTGGCACGGGGCAGGACACTATGGGCCAGGAGAGTCGGACGCAG GAGATGGTGGGGTCATTTCTGGTCAGCCCATTCCCTTAGGCCCTCCTCCAGGCTCAG GTGATGTTCCCTCAGCCATCGTGGTGGAGCCTTTCTCCAAGCCCAACCTATCGGCTGGACAGGCACTGAACACATCTAGCACAGAGGAGTTGGTCAGTGACTGA